TATGTATTACACTAGAAAAAGAGCCAATTTAGTATTATAGTTAAATCAATTTAGCATTTACTGTTAATAATTCAGCATTTGAGTTAAAAATTGAATTTCATTTAAAATTGAAAATAAAAAAAGGTTGAGTAAATTATTACTCAGAAGCGGTAGGTGGGTTGAATATTCGTTGTGCTAATTCCTGGTCCAGCATGTAAATTCCACTACCCGATTCTCCGGCTAGTTTCACTTTTTGCAGGACGCCACTGGCAGATTCCTCTTCTTCAACCTGTTCAGCCACGAACCACTGTAGGAAGTTGTTGGTGGCATGGTCCGACAGTTCAAGGGCCAGATCCACCAGTCCATTTATGAGGCCGGTGACCATCTGCTCGTGTTCATACACATGTTCAAAGGCAGCCACAGATGAATCCCATTCGCTCTGTGGTTTTTCAATCTCTGCCAGGAGCACACGGCTCCCTCTCTGCACCAGGTAATCATAGAACTTCATGGCATGACTTAATTCTTCCTGGGCCTGGACACGCATCCAGTTACCAAAACCAGGGAGATCCTGATCTTCAAAGTAAGCCCCCATTGCCAGATATAGATAACCAGAGTAGAGTTCCCGATTCAACTGGTAATTCAGGGCCTCTTCCATCTTTTCATCTAACATGTCTTTTCACTTCCATTAAAATGCATTTAACTCATCAGTAGACATACTTATCATTTCAGCTACTAATTGCAATAATTGTTTTTTTTAAAAAATTTATTTTAAATTATTTTTAATCTACTGGTTCAAACAAGTCTTTATCTGCACCACACATAGGACAGACCCAATCATCTGGCAAGTCCTCAAAGGCGGTTCCAGGTTCGATTCCAGCCATGTCATCTCCTACTTCAGGGTCGTAAATGTATCCACAGGGTTTACAAAGGTATTTTTGCATAATATTCCACCTCTTTTTTTAATAGTTTCATGATTAATTCATGAAATTCATATTCTTAATTTCAGGCAATTTTAATTACTAAGGTATGGATCTTTATTCATTACCACGGATTCATTGTGGTATGGATCAAAAAAATATTTTAAGTTTAGATATTTTAAGTTTAGATATTTTAAGTTTAGATATTTTAAGTTTAGATATTTTAAGTTTAGATATTTTAAGTTTAGATATTTTAAGTTTAGATATTTTAAGTTTAGATATTTTAAGTTTAGATATTTTAATTTTAGATATTTTAATTTT
This window of the Methanobacterium formicicum DSM 3637 genome carries:
- a CDS encoding ferritin, yielding MLDEKMEEALNYQLNRELYSGYLYLAMGAYFEDQDLPGFGNWMRVQAQEELSHAMKFYDYLVQRGSRVLLAEIEKPQSEWDSSVAAFEHVYEHEQMVTGLINGLVDLALELSDHATNNFLQWFVAEQVEEEESASGVLQKVKLAGESGSGIYMLDQELAQRIFNPPTASE
- the rd gene encoding rubredoxin, yielding MQKYLCKPCGYIYDPEVGDDMAGIEPGTAFEDLPDDWVCPMCGADKDLFEPVD